One genomic region from Gloeocapsopsis sp. IPPAS B-1203 encodes:
- a CDS encoding glycoside hydrolase family 10 protein, which yields MFKLYHRSQYLCVLLCIVSLTVTLILTPTFHQKTVASTRTHSAAELRGVWLTNIDSDVLFESDRLKNAIGRLHQLNFNTLYPTVWNWGYTLYPSRVAQRVIGRSLDPTPGLQRRDVLNEIVQQAHRKGMAAIPWFEFGFMAPADSLLAQRHPQWLTSRRDGSKIWQEGTHERVWLNPFRPDVQQFILDLIVEIVGNYDVDGIQFDDHFGLPSEFGYDAYTVALYQKEHQGQSPPSDPQDAEWVRWRADKITNYMQRVFHTIKARKQNCLISVSPNPQRVSYDLFLADWEKWERKGFIEELILQVYRNDINVFISELQYPEVVAAQRHIPVGVGILSGLKNRHVPIKQVQEQVTEVRRHKFAGVSFFFYETLWNLSQEKSSDRQSVFQRLFSAATPRPNIYKGWKSN from the coding sequence ATGTTTAAGTTGTACCATCGCTCGCAATATTTATGTGTCTTACTGTGTATTGTGAGCTTGACCGTTACTTTAATACTTACTCCTACATTCCATCAAAAGACTGTTGCTAGCACTCGCACTCATTCTGCGGCTGAGTTGCGAGGTGTTTGGTTAACAAATATAGATAGTGATGTTTTATTTGAGAGCGATCGCCTCAAAAACGCAATTGGGCGTCTGCATCAACTTAATTTCAATACGCTCTATCCTACTGTGTGGAATTGGGGCTACACACTTTATCCTAGTCGAGTTGCGCAACGTGTCATTGGGCGATCGCTCGATCCCACACCAGGGCTACAAAGACGCGATGTTTTGAATGAAATCGTACAGCAAGCGCATCGAAAAGGGATGGCAGCGATTCCTTGGTTTGAATTTGGCTTTATGGCACCGGCTGACTCATTACTTGCTCAACGTCATCCCCAGTGGCTTACGAGTCGCCGCGATGGCAGTAAAATTTGGCAAGAGGGAACGCACGAGCGCGTCTGGTTAAATCCTTTTCGCCCAGATGTACAGCAGTTTATTTTGGACTTAATTGTCGAAATTGTTGGTAATTACGATGTAGATGGCATTCAATTTGACGATCACTTTGGTTTACCCTCAGAGTTTGGCTACGATGCTTACACTGTAGCTCTCTACCAAAAAGAACACCAAGGACAAAGTCCTCCCAGCGATCCCCAAGATGCAGAGTGGGTTCGTTGGCGCGCTGACAAAATTACAAACTACATGCAACGAGTGTTTCATACCATCAAGGCTAGGAAGCAGAATTGCTTAATTTCTGTATCCCCAAATCCACAACGAGTTTCTTATGACTTATTTCTAGCAGACTGGGAAAAATGGGAACGCAAAGGATTCATTGAAGAACTGATCTTGCAGGTATATCGTAACGATATTAATGTTTTTATTAGTGAACTACAGTATCCAGAAGTCGTTGCTGCGCAACGACACATCCCAGTTGGTGTGGGAATTTTAAGTGGGCTGAAAAATCGTCATGTTCCCATCAAGCAGGTTCAAGAGCAAGTTACAGAAGTGCGCCGACACAAATTTGCCGGAGTTTCCTTCTTCTTTTATGAAACTTTGTGGAATCTTTCTCAGGAAAAATCAAGCGATCGCCAATCTGTCTTCCAAAGACTTTTCTCAGCCGCAACACCGCGACCAAATATTTACAAGGGGTGGAAGAGTAACTAG